The proteins below are encoded in one region of Megasphaera vaginalis (ex Bordigoni et al. 2020):
- a CDS encoding ABC transporter permease: MDRLDFQPLPPSARRPVYIPPQTLRDRSWQRLRQNRLALWGIGIVCVMSVAALVGPWLSPYTYGEQNFAAANAYPSAAHWFGTDTLGRDLFTRVLYGARISLSIGIAASLINLFIGVLYGGIAGLAGGKTDRIMMHVIDILYSIPMLLYVILFMVVFKPGLLNIYLALGIAYWLNMARIVRSQVLTLKRQDYVLAARSCNTSAWQILRRHMIPNCVGPIIVTMTLSIPDAIFTEAFLSFIGLGVAAPMASWGVLASEGINSIRSFPFQLFFPALALCITMLGFMFLGDGLRDALDPRDGKGESR; this comes from the coding sequence ATGGACAGACTTGATTTTCAGCCGCTGCCGCCGTCTGCACGACGGCCAGTGTATATCCCGCCGCAAACGTTGCGTGATCGCAGTTGGCAGCGCCTGAGACAGAACCGGCTGGCTCTCTGGGGCATCGGCATTGTTTGTGTCATGTCCGTAGCGGCGCTTGTCGGCCCCTGGCTTTCTCCTTATACGTACGGCGAACAGAACTTTGCCGCCGCCAACGCGTATCCGTCTGCGGCGCATTGGTTCGGCACCGATACGTTAGGACGCGATCTTTTTACGCGCGTTCTCTACGGAGCGCGGATTTCGTTGTCTATCGGCATCGCCGCCAGCTTGATCAATCTGTTCATCGGCGTTCTTTACGGCGGCATTGCCGGTCTGGCCGGCGGTAAAACAGATCGGATCATGATGCATGTTATTGATATCCTGTATTCGATTCCCATGCTGCTTTATGTGATTTTGTTCATGGTCGTCTTTAAGCCGGGACTGCTCAATATTTATCTTGCTTTGGGCATCGCGTACTGGCTGAATATGGCGCGTATTGTACGCAGCCAGGTTTTGACCTTGAAACGGCAGGATTATGTTCTGGCGGCGCGGTCCTGCAACACGTCGGCGTGGCAAATACTGCGGCGTCATATGATACCGAACTGTGTCGGGCCGATTATTGTAACCATGACCTTATCTATTCCCGACGCCATTTTTACGGAAGCCTTTCTCAGCTTTATCGGTCTCGGCGTAGCGGCGCCTATGGCCAGCTGGGGAGTATTGGCGTCGGAAGGGATCAACAGTATCCGTTCTTTTCCGTTTCAGCTGTTTTTCCCCGCCCTTGCCTTGTGTATCACGATGCTCGGCTTTATGTTTCTCGGCGACGGGCTTCGCGATGCCCTGGATCCGCGCGATGGGAAGGGGGAAAGCCGATGA
- a CDS encoding ABC transporter permease — MFFYCLKRLVGACLVLWTVVTITFALMHAIPGGPFTAEKKLPPVVLAAVEERYRLDQPLLEQYADYLEHAAVFDFGPSFKYPGRTVNEIIAETLPVSAELGAIALCLALGVGVLAGMAAAWHKNGALDYALMLGATLGVSVPSFILAALLVQLFAFTWPVLPAALWKGPSYAVLPVFALAAHPTAFVMRLTRASFLDVLSQDYMRTARARGVGTFSLLCRHGLRNALLPVITYIGPLAASLLTGSFVVETVFAIPGLGRYFVTSIYNRDYTVILGITIFYSFLIIVMNLLIDVIYPLVDPRISLTSEREG, encoded by the coding sequence ATGTTTTTTTACTGCTTGAAACGTTTGGTCGGCGCTTGTCTCGTCTTGTGGACAGTTGTGACGATCACCTTTGCCCTGATGCATGCCATCCCGGGCGGTCCGTTTACGGCAGAAAAGAAATTGCCGCCTGTCGTTTTGGCTGCCGTGGAAGAACGGTATCGTCTCGACCAGCCGCTTCTCGAACAATATGCCGATTATTTGGAACATGCGGCGGTATTCGATTTCGGCCCTTCCTTCAAATATCCGGGGCGGACGGTGAACGAGATCATTGCCGAAACGTTACCCGTTTCGGCAGAACTTGGGGCGATTGCTTTGTGTCTGGCTCTCGGCGTCGGCGTTTTGGCCGGCATGGCGGCGGCATGGCATAAAAACGGCGCCCTTGACTACGCGCTGATGCTTGGCGCCACGCTGGGTGTATCGGTGCCGAGTTTTATTTTGGCGGCGTTGCTGGTTCAGCTGTTTGCGTTTACGTGGCCTGTTTTACCGGCAGCGCTATGGAAAGGGCCGTCTTATGCCGTTTTGCCTGTTTTTGCCTTGGCGGCGCATCCGACGGCCTTCGTCATGCGGCTGACGCGGGCCAGCTTTCTTGACGTTTTGTCGCAAGATTACATGCGTACGGCGCGAGCCCGCGGTGTCGGGACCTTTTCGCTGCTCTGTCGTCACGGTCTGCGCAATGCTTTGCTGCCGGTCATCACGTACATCGGCCCGCTGGCGGCGTCGTTGCTGACCGGCAGTTTTGTCGTTGAGACCGTCTTTGCCATCCCCGGTTTGGGGCGGTATTTTGTCACCAGCATTTACAATCGCGATTATACAGTTATCCTCGGGATAACGATTTTTTACAGTTTTTTGATTATTGTCATGAATTTACTGATTGATGTCATCTATCCTCTCGTAGATCCGCGGATTTCCCTGACATCGGAACGGGAGGGATGA